In a single window of the Rhizobium etli CFN 42 genome:
- the repB gene encoding plasmid partitioning protein RepB, producing the protein MSRRDRLKGLFDDTAQELAAANYEEPSSRGSAGPVRTMALTLGRMEEESRALQEALLSGERIVELDPDLIDSSFVRDRLADQPLDLEDELVQSIADNGQEVPILVRRHPEDGERYQIAYGHRRLQAIKLLKRKVQAIVRQLDDTDVVIAQGIENSARRNLSYIERAVFALTLELKGFERPVIMKALSTDKTELSKLLSVAKAIPAEIVRSVGAAPGIGRRKWMALAQDWNGTTAARLAKLIASDGFRAEESDRRFELLVAELARKEAKPEPTEYDWKPKSGGKIAGRIRSAGNSFTIALKTGDAPDFGAYISRRLDELYEAYQAGKLQAGE; encoded by the coding sequence ATGAGCAGACGCGATCGCCTGAAAGGTCTTTTCGACGATACGGCGCAGGAGTTGGCCGCGGCCAACTACGAGGAGCCTTCTTCGCGCGGATCGGCCGGTCCGGTGCGGACAATGGCGCTGACCCTCGGCCGCATGGAGGAAGAGAGCAGGGCGCTGCAGGAGGCTTTGCTCTCCGGCGAGCGCATCGTCGAACTCGATCCCGATCTGATCGATTCTTCCTTCGTCCGCGACCGCCTTGCCGACCAGCCGCTCGATCTTGAGGATGAGCTGGTGCAGTCGATTGCCGACAATGGCCAGGAAGTGCCGATCCTTGTTCGGCGCCATCCCGAAGACGGTGAGCGTTACCAGATCGCCTACGGCCATCGCCGGCTACAGGCTATCAAGCTGCTCAAGCGCAAGGTGCAGGCGATCGTCCGTCAGCTCGACGACACCGATGTCGTTATCGCGCAGGGCATCGAGAATTCGGCGCGCCGGAATCTTTCTTATATCGAACGCGCCGTCTTTGCTCTCACTCTCGAACTCAAGGGCTTTGAGCGTCCGGTCATCATGAAGGCGCTGTCCACTGATAAGACGGAGCTGTCGAAGCTGTTGTCGGTCGCCAAGGCCATTCCGGCCGAGATCGTCAGGTCGGTGGGGGCCGCACCGGGTATCGGACGACGCAAGTGGATGGCACTTGCTCAGGACTGGAATGGGACGACGGCGGCGCGGCTTGCGAAGCTGATCGCCTCGGATGGGTTCAGGGCGGAGGAGAGTGACCGCCGGTTCGAACTTCTGGTCGCCGAACTCGCCAGGAAAGAGGCGAAGCCGGAGCCCACCGAATATGACTGGAAGCCGAAGAGCGGCGGCAAGATTGCCGGCCGAATCAGGAGCGCCGGCAATTCCTTTACAATCGCGTTGAAGACCGGCGATGCGCCGGATTTCGGCGCTTACATTTCACGCCGTCTCGATGAGC
- the repA gene encoding plasmid partitioning protein RepA: MDNISVSTTDVRIERHANQLSRQLKLLRDKLFPPLSQKTLRTFSSGEAAQMIGVSDGYLRQLSLDGKGPQPELSSNGRRSYTLGQINELRHYMANLKPKDALSYLPWRRRGEKLQTVAVTNFKGGSAKTTTTLYLAQYLALEGYRVLAIDLDPQASLSSMLGVQPEFDLSDGDTLYGAIRYDAARKSLKEIVRKTYFDGLDLVPGNLELMEFEHETPRALSDRQKPAELFFRRVGVAIAEVEADYDVVVIDCPPQLGYLTLGAVCAATSLLITIHPQMVDVASMSQFLLMTSDLLSVVRRAGGDLQHDFIKYVVTRHEPFDAPQSQIVALLRSLFGDDVLTATILKSTAIADAGLTKQTLYEIEKGQVRRSTYDRALESVNAANGEVLAGIHKAWGRT; the protein is encoded by the coding sequence TTGGACAACATTAGCGTATCGACGACAGACGTGCGGATCGAGCGGCATGCGAACCAGCTCTCGCGGCAACTGAAGCTTCTCCGCGACAAGCTGTTTCCGCCGCTTTCGCAGAAGACGCTGCGCACATTCTCTTCCGGCGAAGCCGCCCAGATGATCGGCGTTTCCGACGGTTATCTTCGTCAGCTTTCGCTGGACGGCAAGGGGCCGCAGCCGGAACTTTCCTCGAATGGTCGACGCTCCTATACGCTCGGTCAGATCAATGAATTGCGCCATTATATGGCGAATCTCAAGCCGAAGGATGCGCTGAGCTACCTCCCGTGGCGACGTCGAGGCGAAAAGCTGCAGACGGTCGCCGTCACCAATTTCAAGGGCGGTTCGGCCAAGACGACGACGACGCTCTATCTGGCGCAATATCTGGCGCTGGAGGGTTACCGGGTGCTGGCGATTGATCTCGACCCGCAGGCCTCGCTTTCCTCCATGCTGGGCGTTCAGCCGGAATTCGATCTTTCCGACGGCGATACGCTTTATGGCGCCATTCGCTACGATGCGGCCCGTAAGTCGCTGAAGGAGATCGTTCGCAAGACCTATTTCGATGGACTCGATCTGGTGCCCGGCAATCTCGAGCTGATGGAATTCGAGCATGAGACGCCGCGGGCGCTCAGTGATCGCCAGAAACCGGCCGAGCTGTTTTTCCGTCGCGTCGGTGTCGCTATCGCCGAGGTGGAGGCCGATTACGATGTGGTGGTGATCGACTGTCCGCCGCAGCTCGGCTACCTCACTCTCGGCGCCGTTTGCGCCGCCACGTCGCTGCTCATCACCATCCACCCGCAGATGGTCGATGTCGCCTCTATGTCGCAGTTCCTGCTGATGACCTCGGATCTTCTCTCTGTCGTTCGCAGGGCCGGCGGCGACCTGCAGCACGACTTCATCAAATATGTCGTCACCCGCCACGAACCCTTCGATGCGCCGCAGTCGCAGATCGTTGCGCTGCTGCGCAGCCTGTTCGGCGACGATGTGCTGACGGCAACCATTCTCAAATCGACGGCAATCGCCGATGCCGGTCTGACAAAGCAGACGCTTTACGAAATCGAGAAAGGGCAGGTGCGCCGCTCGACATATGACCGGGCGCTGGAATCGGTCAACGCTGCCAATGGCGAGGTTCTTGCCGGCATTCACAAAGCCTGGGGCCGCACATGA
- the cobF gene encoding precorrin-6A synthase (deacetylating): MKHINIIGIGTGNPEHVTMQAIKAMNAAEVIFLPLKGADKEELAEIRREICERYVTRPAVRTVEFQVPQRQTADRTYTQSVDAWHGEIADIYGELISGLPDGGTGAFLVWGDPSLYDSTIRIIERVRQANSIEFDYSVVPGITSIQALAASHKIPLNLVGEPVEITTGRRLARDGLRGGSTVVMLDGEQTFAKIDDADAEIFWGAYLGTGDEIIRSGRLTDIAADIQALRTEARQRHGWIMDIYLLRKGRDFEE, encoded by the coding sequence TTGAAGCATATTAACATCATCGGAATCGGCACGGGCAATCCGGAGCACGTCACTATGCAGGCGATCAAAGCGATGAACGCCGCCGAGGTGATCTTCCTGCCGCTCAAGGGCGCCGACAAGGAAGAGCTCGCCGAGATCAGGCGGGAGATCTGCGAGCGCTACGTCACTCGGCCAGCTGTCCGAACCGTGGAATTCCAGGTGCCGCAAAGGCAGACCGCAGACAGAACCTACACACAAAGTGTCGATGCCTGGCACGGCGAGATCGCCGACATCTATGGAGAATTGATCTCGGGCCTGCCGGACGGCGGCACCGGCGCCTTTCTCGTCTGGGGTGATCCCAGTCTTTACGACAGCACGATACGCATCATCGAACGCGTGCGCCAAGCAAACAGCATTGAATTCGACTACAGTGTCGTTCCCGGCATCACCAGCATCCAGGCTTTGGCGGCCAGCCACAAAATCCCGCTCAACCTCGTCGGCGAGCCGGTCGAGATCACCACTGGGCGGCGGCTGGCGCGGGATGGACTTCGAGGCGGCAGCACGGTCGTCATGCTCGATGGCGAACAGACTTTTGCGAAGATCGACGATGCCGACGCCGAGATCTTCTGGGGCGCCTATCTCGGCACCGGGGACGAGATCATCCGGTCGGGGCGGCTTACAGACATCGCAGCCGACATTCAGGCGCTGCGGACCGAGGCGAGGCAGCGGCACGGCTGGATCATGGACATATATCTGCTGCGCAAGGGACGCGACTTCGAGGAGTAG
- the cobG gene encoding precorrin-3B synthase, producing the protein MGTKAAKAIERTGEADLDDRPPAKPHPRGACPALAAPMPTGDGLLVRLRPAGGALTLSQFSALARSAAEHGNGIVEITARGSLQIRGLRAETVRRLAADIDAAGIAVPDGPAIEISPLHGIDPEETDDPAALEKTLRSKFGELLASPRLAPKLSLIIDGGGAFGLSALSADIRIVAQPGAQWLVAINGDGETALPVATGAAEAAISAAGEVLDLLAVGQSRRARDIDPALLRRRFPAMDAIRSRQLHRAKVPLSGLHRLKDGRHVLGMRPEFGQMRASDLTALLDDAKARGATAIRLAPGRGFFFTGFPADAAPALQITASQHGFSVHPGEKSEYVAACAGAGACGSAFYETRALGRRLMAAAPVLFDGSLTVHLSGCSKGCAHARPALTLTGSADGFGLILNGLASDLPDERIAGGAIDFAIERLARSIEDNRRAGESAAACLTRLGATSVSKAPRQE; encoded by the coding sequence ATGGGCACGAAGGCCGCCAAGGCAATCGAGAGGACAGGCGAGGCGGATCTCGATGACCGGCCGCCGGCGAAGCCACACCCGCGCGGCGCCTGCCCGGCCCTTGCCGCACCGATGCCGACCGGCGATGGTTTGCTCGTACGGCTGCGTCCTGCCGGCGGCGCCTTGACGCTATCGCAATTCTCAGCCCTTGCCCGCTCGGCCGCGGAGCATGGAAACGGCATCGTGGAAATAACCGCACGCGGCAGCCTGCAGATCCGCGGATTGCGGGCCGAGACCGTGAGGCGTCTCGCCGCCGATATCGATGCCGCCGGGATCGCCGTGCCGGACGGGCCGGCAATCGAAATATCGCCGCTGCACGGCATCGATCCGGAGGAAACGGACGATCCGGCAGCGCTGGAAAAGACATTGCGCAGCAAGTTCGGAGAGCTGCTCGCCTCGCCGCGGCTCGCGCCAAAACTCTCGCTCATCATCGACGGCGGCGGCGCATTCGGCTTGTCGGCGCTTTCGGCCGATATCCGTATCGTCGCGCAACCCGGCGCACAATGGCTCGTAGCGATCAACGGCGACGGCGAGACGGCATTGCCGGTCGCGACGGGTGCCGCAGAGGCTGCAATATCAGCCGCTGGAGAGGTTCTCGATCTGCTGGCGGTCGGGCAGAGCAGGCGGGCAAGGGATATCGATCCGGCCCTTCTGCGGAGGCGCTTTCCCGCGATGGATGCCATCCGATCTCGTCAGTTACATCGAGCGAAGGTGCCGCTTTCCGGCTTGCACCGGCTGAAGGACGGAAGACACGTGCTTGGCATGCGGCCGGAATTCGGCCAGATGCGGGCGTCCGATCTGACCGCCCTGCTCGATGACGCAAAAGCTCGCGGCGCAACAGCCATCAGACTTGCCCCCGGACGTGGCTTCTTCTTCACCGGCTTTCCGGCAGATGCGGCGCCGGCTCTGCAGATCACCGCGAGCCAACACGGCTTCAGCGTGCACCCCGGCGAAAAAAGCGAATATGTCGCAGCCTGCGCCGGCGCGGGCGCCTGCGGCTCTGCCTTCTACGAGACGAGAGCCCTGGGGCGCCGCCTTATGGCCGCAGCACCCGTTCTCTTCGACGGATCCCTGACGGTCCATCTCTCCGGCTGTTCGAAAGGCTGTGCTCACGCCCGGCCGGCGCTGACCCTGACCGGATCGGCGGATGGGTTCGGCCTCATCCTCAACGGGCTTGCTTCGGATCTGCCGGATGAACGGATCGCTGGCGGTGCGATCGATTTCGCTATAGAGAGGCTCGCCCGGTCCATCGAAGACAACAGGCGCGCTGGCGAATCGGCCGCCGCCTGCCTTACACGGCTTGGCGCAACCAGCGTTTCGAAAGCGCCGCGACAGGAATAG